The Microbacterium limosum genome contains a region encoding:
- the mfd gene encoding transcription-repair coupling factor → MTIHGITRALARSEAFREGLSAASVDTDFSLVEGLVAPAIAALLERRAAAGEPPAVLVIAPTGRRAEQVGPALSAYLPEARVLSFPAWETLPHERLSPSAETIGARLEALREIGAWDGSTPLVVTASVRAAIQPLAPGLDAVEPVDLRRGGRGYDLPRIAERLVELAYARVDMVSRRGEFAVRGGILDVFPPVADHPYRIEFFGDEVEEVRAFSVADQRSLPGEVDAVRLGPSRELLLTPDIRERAGALRDGLPGLAGMLEKMSEGIPADGMESLLPALVDRLVPLIDYLPAGAAVALVDPERAVTRALTLQETNREFLEAAWSAAVAGAAVPVDLGSGDFLPLASLRESARERGGVWWSFSAFDSGAADAAAEGVLDAEGGVATRIPAAPVPSFHGNVEGATEHVGELLRDGWSVVVAASGHGLVERARDVLSERGLAARVAETIDEIPEAGVALLTQASVEAGFEASDARIALLTEADFYGRTIGGDSRVVKKLASRRKNVVDPLQLKAGDFVVHTTHGIGRFVELVQREVSSGGRNPVKSMREYLVVEYAPTKRGYPGDKLFVPTDQLDQLSRYVGGEAPALSKMGGSDWAQAKGKARKAVRDIAVELVKLYSARMSAKGYAFGPDTPWQRELEEAFPFAETPDQLQTIDEIKADMERPIPMDRLLSGDVGFGKTEVAVRAAFKAIQDGKQVAMLVPTTLLVKQHSETFTERFAGFPVKVRALSRFQTDKETREIVKGLADGTIDMVIGTHRILTEQVVFKDLGLMIIDEEQRFGVEHKDALKKLKTNVDVLAMSATPIPRTLEMAVTGIREMSTLATPPEDRHPILSYVGPRNDKQVAAAIRRELLREGQVFYVHNRVKSIQRVAAHLAELVPEARIAVAHGQMGEHALEQVVDDFWERKFDVLVSTTIIETGLDIANANTIIIDRADKYGLSQLHQLRGRVGRARERAYAYFLYDENKPLSETAADRLETISVNNDLGSGMQVALKDLELRGAGNMLGAEQAGHIAGVGFDLYLRMIGEAVATFRGEEAEGPAELRLELPVQARIPESYIDSERLRLEAYQKLSAAAAANAAPDAIDLVIDELRDRYGEPPAEVEGLVAVARLRRRAGRAGLTDVVAMGPNLRIAPARLPDSMRVRLQRLYPAAKLLQGGDALVVPLPRDGGDPVGDEALLEWVAQLLTALFPEPDAAVGAPAASA, encoded by the coding sequence GTGACAATTCACGGGATCACGCGCGCCCTCGCGCGCTCGGAGGCGTTCCGTGAGGGGCTCTCGGCCGCATCCGTCGACACCGACTTCTCGCTCGTCGAGGGGCTCGTCGCGCCCGCGATCGCGGCGCTGCTGGAGCGGCGGGCTGCCGCGGGCGAGCCGCCGGCGGTGCTGGTCATCGCTCCCACCGGGCGCCGCGCCGAGCAGGTGGGGCCCGCGCTGTCGGCCTACCTTCCCGAGGCGCGGGTGCTCTCCTTCCCCGCCTGGGAGACGCTGCCGCACGAGCGACTCAGCCCCAGCGCCGAGACGATCGGTGCGCGGCTCGAGGCCCTGCGCGAGATCGGGGCATGGGACGGATCGACGCCGCTCGTGGTCACCGCCTCGGTCCGCGCCGCGATCCAGCCGCTCGCGCCCGGCCTCGACGCCGTGGAACCGGTCGACCTGCGCCGCGGCGGCCGGGGCTACGATCTGCCGCGCATCGCCGAGCGCCTGGTCGAGCTCGCGTACGCGCGGGTCGACATGGTCTCCCGGCGCGGCGAGTTCGCCGTCCGCGGCGGCATCCTCGACGTCTTCCCTCCCGTGGCCGACCATCCGTACCGCATCGAGTTCTTCGGCGACGAGGTCGAGGAGGTGCGCGCGTTCTCGGTCGCGGATCAGCGCTCGCTTCCCGGCGAGGTCGACGCCGTGCGCCTCGGCCCGAGCCGCGAGCTGCTGCTGACCCCCGACATCCGCGAACGGGCGGGGGCCCTCCGGGACGGGCTGCCGGGCCTGGCGGGAATGCTGGAGAAGATGTCCGAGGGCATTCCCGCCGACGGCATGGAGTCCCTGCTGCCGGCGCTCGTGGACCGGCTGGTGCCGCTCATCGACTACCTGCCCGCCGGGGCGGCCGTCGCGCTCGTCGACCCGGAGAGGGCCGTCACCCGCGCCCTCACCCTGCAGGAGACCAACCGCGAGTTCCTCGAGGCCGCGTGGAGCGCCGCCGTCGCGGGAGCCGCCGTGCCGGTCGACCTCGGGTCGGGCGACTTCCTCCCGCTGGCGAGCCTGCGGGAGTCGGCCCGCGAGCGGGGCGGCGTGTGGTGGAGCTTCAGCGCGTTCGACTCCGGAGCCGCCGATGCGGCCGCCGAGGGAGTGCTGGATGCCGAGGGCGGCGTCGCCACGCGCATCCCCGCCGCACCGGTGCCGTCCTTCCACGGCAACGTCGAGGGGGCGACCGAACACGTCGGCGAACTCCTCCGTGACGGCTGGAGCGTCGTCGTCGCGGCGAGCGGCCACGGCCTGGTCGAGCGGGCGCGCGATGTGCTCTCCGAGCGGGGCCTGGCGGCGCGCGTCGCCGAGACGATCGACGAGATCCCCGAAGCAGGTGTGGCGCTGTTGACGCAGGCGAGCGTCGAGGCGGGCTTCGAGGCATCCGATGCGCGCATCGCACTGCTGACCGAAGCCGATTTCTACGGCCGCACGATCGGCGGCGACAGCCGCGTCGTGAAAAAGCTCGCGTCTCGTCGCAAGAACGTCGTCGACCCGCTGCAGCTGAAGGCCGGCGACTTCGTCGTGCATACCACCCACGGCATCGGCCGCTTCGTCGAGCTCGTGCAGCGGGAGGTGTCCTCGGGCGGCCGCAACCCCGTCAAGAGCATGCGCGAGTACCTCGTGGTGGAGTACGCCCCCACCAAGCGCGGCTACCCGGGAGACAAGCTGTTCGTACCCACCGATCAGCTCGACCAGCTCTCCCGGTACGTCGGGGGGGAGGCCCCGGCGCTGTCGAAGATGGGCGGAAGCGACTGGGCGCAGGCCAAGGGCAAGGCGCGCAAGGCCGTCCGCGACATCGCCGTGGAGCTCGTGAAGCTCTACTCGGCGCGGATGTCGGCCAAGGGCTACGCGTTCGGGCCCGACACGCCGTGGCAGCGGGAGCTGGAGGAGGCGTTCCCGTTCGCCGAGACCCCGGACCAGCTGCAGACGATCGATGAGATCAAGGCCGACATGGAGCGCCCGATCCCGATGGACCGGCTGCTGTCGGGCGACGTCGGCTTCGGCAAGACCGAGGTCGCCGTGCGGGCGGCCTTCAAGGCGATCCAGGACGGCAAGCAGGTCGCGATGCTCGTGCCGACGACCCTCCTGGTCAAGCAGCACTCCGAGACCTTCACCGAGCGCTTCGCGGGCTTCCCTGTGAAGGTGCGGGCCCTCTCGCGGTTCCAGACCGACAAGGAGACGCGCGAGATCGTGAAGGGGCTCGCCGACGGCACGATCGACATGGTCATCGGCACCCACCGCATCCTCACCGAGCAGGTGGTCTTCAAGGATCTGGGCCTCATGATCATCGACGAGGAGCAGCGCTTCGGCGTCGAGCACAAGGACGCGCTGAAGAAGCTCAAGACCAACGTCGACGTCCTCGCGATGAGCGCGACCCCCATTCCGCGCACGCTCGAGATGGCCGTCACGGGGATCCGCGAGATGTCGACCCTCGCGACGCCGCCGGAGGACCGGCATCCGATCCTGTCCTACGTCGGGCCCCGCAACGACAAGCAGGTCGCCGCGGCCATCCGCCGCGAGCTCCTGCGCGAGGGGCAGGTCTTCTACGTCCACAACCGGGTGAAGTCGATCCAGCGGGTCGCGGCGCACCTCGCCGAGCTCGTGCCGGAGGCGCGCATCGCGGTCGCGCACGGCCAGATGGGCGAGCACGCGCTCGAGCAGGTCGTCGACGACTTCTGGGAGCGCAAGTTCGACGTACTCGTCTCGACGACGATCATCGAGACGGGGCTCGACATCGCGAACGCGAACACGATCATCATCGATCGCGCCGACAAGTACGGACTCTCGCAGCTGCACCAGCTGCGGGGACGCGTGGGTCGCGCGCGGGAGCGGGCATACGCCTACTTCCTCTACGACGAGAACAAGCCTCTGTCGGAGACGGCGGCCGACCGGCTCGAGACGATCTCGGTCAACAACGACCTCGGCTCGGGCATGCAGGTCGCGCTCAAGGACCTCGAGCTGCGCGGCGCGGGCAACATGCTCGGCGCCGAGCAGGCCGGCCACATCGCGGGGGTCGGGTTCGACCTGTATCTGCGGATGATCGGGGAGGCCGTCGCGACCTTCCGCGGCGAAGAGGCCGAGGGACCTGCCGAACTGCGCCTCGAGCTGCCCGTGCAGGCGCGCATCCCCGAGTCGTACATCGACAGCGAGCGGCTGCGCCTCGAGGCGTACCAGAAGCTCTCGGCGGCGGCCGCCGCGAACGCGGCTCCGGACGCGATCGATCTCGTCATCGACGAGCTGCGCGACCGCTACGGGGAGCCCCCCGCCGAGGTCGAGGGCCTCGTCGCGGTCGCCCGTCTGCGTCGTCGCGCGGGTCGCGCGGGACTCACCGACGTCGTGGCGATGGGACCCAATCTGCGAATCGCTCCGGCGCGCCTGCCGGATTCGATGCGCGTGCGCCTGCAGCGGCTGTACCCCGCCGCGAAGCTGCTGCAGGGCGGCGACGCGCTCGTCGTGCCGCTTCCCCGCGACGGCGGCGACCCCGTCGGCGACGAAGCGCTCCTGGAATGGGTCGCCCAGTTGCTGACGGCGCTGTTCCCCGAGCCCGACGCGGCCGTGGGCGCGCCCGCGGCATCCGCCTGA
- the pth gene encoding aminoacyl-tRNA hydrolase produces MPHTWLVVGLGNPGPRYEKTRHNVGQMVLDELAARRGAVFRVHKANARTAETWLRPGADKLVLAKPNSFMNVSGGPAAGLARFFGVDPGRVVVVHDELDIPFDTIKLKSGGGHGGHNGVRDVAKALGTADFPRVRVGIGRPPGRQDPADWVLDPFGSAERATLAAHLSDAADAVETLIEHGLVAAQQRFHAPPAS; encoded by the coding sequence ATGCCGCATACCTGGCTCGTGGTGGGTCTGGGCAACCCCGGACCGCGATACGAGAAGACGCGCCACAACGTCGGCCAGATGGTGCTCGACGAGCTCGCGGCGCGACGCGGTGCGGTGTTCCGCGTGCACAAGGCCAACGCGCGGACGGCCGAGACGTGGTTGCGCCCCGGTGCGGACAAGCTCGTGCTGGCCAAGCCGAACTCCTTCATGAACGTCTCGGGTGGCCCCGCCGCCGGGCTCGCGCGCTTCTTCGGCGTCGACCCCGGGCGCGTCGTCGTCGTCCATGACGAGCTCGACATCCCGTTCGACACCATCAAGCTCAAATCCGGCGGCGGGCACGGCGGCCACAACGGCGTGCGCGACGTGGCCAAGGCCCTCGGCACGGCGGACTTCCCGCGCGTCAGGGTGGGCATCGGTCGGCCCCCGGGCCGGCAGGATCCGGCCGACTGGGTGCTCGACCCGTTCGGCTCGGCCGAGCGCGCGACGCTCGCCGCGCACCTCTCCGACGCCGCCGACGCGGTGGAGACGCTGATCGAGCACGGCCTGGTGGCGGCGCAGCAGCGCTTCCACGCGCCGCCCGCGAGCTGA
- a CDS encoding 50S ribosomal protein L25/general stress protein Ctc translates to MSEDTTVPAELRSRFGKGFARRLRAAGKIPAVIYGHGTDPVHVALPGHQMMLLVRRANAVIELDVEGTSQLALVKDVQRDPVHQIIEHIDLLVVKKGEKVTVDVPLHTTGEPFPGTIATLDASSISLEVEATHIPEHIEVDVEGLEDGTHITAGELTLPRGASLLSDPETLIVAVTVPAATLAAEDEIAAADAEVAAEQSEESDAE, encoded by the coding sequence TCCCGCCGAGCTGCGTTCCCGCTTCGGCAAGGGCTTCGCCCGCCGCCTGCGCGCCGCCGGCAAGATCCCCGCCGTCATCTACGGCCACGGCACCGACCCCGTGCACGTGGCCCTGCCCGGCCACCAGATGATGCTGCTCGTGCGCCGCGCGAACGCGGTCATCGAGCTCGACGTCGAGGGCACGTCGCAGCTCGCCCTCGTCAAGGACGTCCAGCGCGACCCGGTGCACCAGATCATCGAGCACATCGACCTGCTCGTCGTGAAAAAGGGCGAGAAGGTCACGGTCGACGTGCCGCTGCACACGACCGGTGAGCCCTTCCCGGGCACCATCGCCACCCTCGACGCCTCGAGCATCTCGCTCGAGGTCGAGGCCACCCACATCCCCGAGCACATCGAGGTGGATGTCGAGGGCCTCGAAGACGGCACGCACATCACGGCGGGCGAGCTGACGCTGCCCCGCGGCGCGAGCCTGCTCTCCGACCCCGAGACCCTCATCGTCGCCGTCACCGTGCCCGCCGCGACGCTGGCCGCCGAGGACGAGATCGCCGCGGCCGATGCCGAGGTCGCCGCCGAGCAGTCCGAAGAGTCCGACGCGGAGTAA